The Brassica oleracea var. oleracea cultivar TO1000 chromosome C6, BOL, whole genome shotgun sequence genome includes a region encoding these proteins:
- the LOC106300821 gene encoding myb-related protein 308-like, with protein MGRTTWFDDDGIKKGEWTAEEDRMLVAYIKEHGLGDWRTLPKRAGLQRCGKSCRLRWLNYLRPGIKRGKFTPQEEEDIIKFHSLLGNRWAAIAKQMPNRTDNDIKNHWNSCLKKRLVRSGIDPMTHKPTVNVAKATSSSTSSSTAPTPSSSSATSSSFSSTGSARLLNKLAAGISSRKHALDRIKNVIMSKPRQAVEEDEMMIGSKEDEEVTGCSMEIDENLICPTSFDEFLTCDFTPTYTTGFVDAFDDHSLVEPYDLYQSDFYHETSDDQLDLFLL; from the exons ATGGGGAGGACGACATGGTTCGACGATGACGGGATAAAGAAAGGGGAGTGGACGGCGGAGGAAGACCGGATGCTCGTCGCTTACATCAAAGAACATGGTCTTGGGGACTGGCGTACCCTGCCTAAGAGAGCCG GTCTGCAAAGATGTGGAAAGAGTTGTAGATTAAGGTGGCTGAATTATTTGAGGCCTGGAATTAAAAGAGGCAAGTTCACTCCTCAGGAGGAAGAAGATATCATCAAATTTCATTCTCTTCTTGGAAACAG GTGGGCCGCAATAGCAAAGCAAATGCCAAACCGAACAGACAATGACATTAAAAATCATTGGAACTCATGTCTAAAGAAAAGACTCGTTAGAAGCGGGATCGATCCCATGACCCATAAGCCTACCGTCAACGTTGCCAAAGCCACTTCCTCCTCAACGTCGTCGTCTACAGCACCGACCCCTTCTTCGTCCTCTGCTACTTCTTCCTCTTTTTCCTCCACAGGCTCTGCACGTCTACTTAACAAGCTTGCTGCTGGAATCTCGTCGAGAAAACATGCACTCGATAGGATCAAGAACGTCATCATGTCGAAACCAAGACAAGCCGTTGAAGAAGACGAGATGATGATAGGCAGCAAGGAAGATGAGGAAGTGACTGGTTGTTCCATGGAGATCGATGAGAATCTGATCTGTCCGACGTCGTTTGATGAGTTTTTAACGTGTGACTTCACTCCTACCTATACAACTGGCTTCGTGGATGCTTTTGATGACCACTCATTAGTCGAGCCGTACGATCTATACCAATCTGATTTCTATCATGAGACTAGTGATGATCAACTTGATCTGTTCCTCCTTTGA